In Chryseobacterium gleum, a single genomic region encodes these proteins:
- a CDS encoding DUF3872 domain-containing protein, giving the protein MIAIFNKFRIGMLPIYLMLAILTGSISLVSCSKDDELEIQNDFPFEVNVMPVPKEVANGQTVEIRVTIKRSGNYQNTQYYLRYFQFDGQGSLRYYDEPPYLPNDLYPLQSEQFRLYYTSASTVSQSFEIWISDSFGNEKQISFQFNSSD; this is encoded by the coding sequence ATGATAGCAATATTTAATAAATTCAGAATAGGAATGTTGCCAATATATCTAATGCTGGCAATCCTGACAGGTTCTATTTCGCTGGTATCTTGTAGCAAAGATGACGAGCTTGAAATACAGAACGATTTTCCTTTTGAGGTCAATGTGATGCCCGTACCTAAAGAGGTCGCCAATGGGCAAACGGTAGAAATCAGAGTAACGATAAAGCGGAGCGGTAACTACCAAAATACGCAATACTATCTCCGCTACTTCCAATTTGACGGACAAGGCTCGTTGAGGTATTACGATGAACCTCCGTATCTGCCAAACGATTTGTACCCGTTACAATCGGAGCAATTCAGGTTGTATTATACTTCGGCTTCTACGGTATCACAATCCTTTGAAATTTGGATTTCCGACAGCTTTGGCAATGAGAAACAGATAAGTTTTCAGTTTAACAGTAGTGATTAA